Proteins from one Salaquimonas pukyongi genomic window:
- a CDS encoding LptA/OstA family protein, translated as MTKCETTGDFPLPGKWASFLLAAGLLFGMAGSALAQSFGGAFEGMSNSKEPIQIEADRLEVVDGQGTALFEGNVAVVQGSTLLKTKRLKVFYSREAKSDAPGGNIRKIEASGRVAVRSGDQMASADTAVVDMQAQRATLSGNVVVSQGESVLEGCKLQINLATNAANLTPCSNGGGGRVRGVFTPSQN; from the coding sequence GTGACGAAATGTGAGACCACCGGCGATTTCCCGCTGCCTGGCAAGTGGGCCTCATTCCTGCTGGCGGCGGGATTGCTGTTTGGCATGGCGGGCAGCGCATTGGCGCAGAGTTTTGGCGGAGCCTTTGAGGGAATGAGTAATTCCAAGGAGCCGATCCAGATCGAGGCAGACCGCCTTGAAGTCGTCGACGGCCAGGGTACGGCACTGTTTGAGGGAAATGTCGCCGTGGTGCAGGGCAGCACCTTGCTGAAGACCAAGCGACTGAAGGTTTTTTACAGCCGGGAGGCAAAAAGCGACGCACCGGGCGGCAACATCCGCAAGATCGAGGCAAGCGGCCGGGTTGCCGTGCGGTCCGGTGACCAGATGGCCAGCGCGGATACGGCCGTGGTGGACATGCAGGCACAACGCGCTACCTTGTCCGGTAATGTGGTGGTAAGCCAGGGAGAGAGTGTTCTGGAAGGTTGCAAACTGCAGATCAACCTGGCTACCAATGCCGCCAATCTGACGCCCTGCTCCAACGGCGGAGGCGGAAGGGTGCGCGGCGTATTCACGCCGAGCCAGAACTGA
- the lptC gene encoding LPS export ABC transporter periplasmic protein LptC: MPHEPTHSLLTPLAPTGEKRAAHHPAGAQQGNGAGQQDPATGHASPGLNAHAPRSAGYPVRTGGLQQSGISPDRHHDEHHKAGAHHRAEAITGSGHAPASPAAPSAAPAAAPAVAAGPRVASIPPAQQSAEGTWANKRESSVFMKANRHSSRVRWLRIVLPVIAVLIIAGIAGAYLLSRANLPQVTIATTAFENGRMVMQNPVLDGVDGEQRPYRLTAKQAIQNPKQPQQVELDSISAEVPIEKGLYAHILAGTGFYDGEAKRLDLGGEIEVVTDDGMTAKLLDATVDIGAGTLETENPVQMTTEQAKISAERMFVQENGAKVVFENRVRMTIFPDKVQALEEAKSGEGNSQ; this comes from the coding sequence ATGCCACACGAACCGACCCATTCCCTCCTGACGCCGCTCGCGCCAACCGGCGAAAAGCGTGCGGCACACCATCCTGCCGGAGCACAGCAGGGCAATGGCGCAGGGCAGCAGGACCCTGCAACGGGACACGCTTCCCCCGGCTTGAACGCCCATGCGCCACGTTCTGCCGGTTATCCCGTTCGAACAGGAGGCCTGCAGCAATCGGGTATTTCCCCGGACCGGCATCACGATGAACATCACAAGGCCGGAGCTCATCACAGGGCAGAAGCAATAACGGGAAGCGGCCATGCCCCAGCATCCCCGGCAGCACCATCGGCCGCTCCAGCGGCCGCACCTGCCGTGGCCGCCGGACCAAGGGTAGCTTCCATACCGCCAGCACAGCAATCTGCAGAAGGTACCTGGGCCAACAAGCGCGAAAGCAGCGTCTTCATGAAGGCCAACCGGCATTCAAGCCGGGTGCGCTGGCTGCGCATTGTGCTGCCGGTGATTGCAGTGTTGATTATAGCCGGCATCGCCGGTGCCTATCTTCTTTCAAGGGCCAACCTGCCGCAGGTCACCATAGCCACCACAGCGTTCGAGAACGGGCGCATGGTGATGCAGAATCCGGTACTGGACGGGGTTGACGGCGAACAACGACCCTACCGGCTCACGGCAAAACAGGCCATACAGAACCCCAAACAGCCGCAGCAGGTTGAACTCGACAGTATTTCGGCGGAAGTTCCGATCGAAAAGGGGCTGTATGCCCATATCCTTGCCGGAACCGGTTTTTATGACGGTGAGGCAAAGCGGCTCGACCTTGGCGGCGAAATCGAGGTGGTGACGGATGATGGCATGACGGCGAAACTTCTGGATGCAACGGTTGATATCGGAGCTGGAACGCTGGAAACCGAAAATCCTGTGCAGATGACCACGGAACAGGCAAAAATCTCCGCAGAACGGATGTTTGTCCAAGAAAACGGCGCGAAGGTTGTGTTTGAAAACCGGGTGAGGATGACCATCTTTCCCGACAAGGTTCAGGCGCTTGAAGAAGCCAAATCCGGCGAAGGAAACAGCCAGTGA